One genomic region from Gossypium hirsutum isolate 1008001.06 chromosome D13, Gossypium_hirsutum_v2.1, whole genome shotgun sequence encodes:
- the LOC107918589 gene encoding succinate dehydrogenase assembly factor 1, mitochondrial: protein MGASKGQKLSGMQRQVLSLYRGFLRAARSKPTEDRRQIESIVSAEFRQNSKQVDRKNFLYIEYLLRRGKKQLDQLKSPDTIGLSSCNVSSSKKNAET from the coding sequence ATGGGTGCATCCAAAGGGCAAAAACTTTCTGGGATGCAAAGGCAAGTACTTAGTTTATACAGAGGATTTTTGCGAGCAGCTCGTTCGAAGCCTACAGAAGACCGACGCCAGATTGAATCAATTGTCTCGGCTGAGTTCCGTCAGAATTCCAAGCAAGTAGATCGCAAAAATTTCCTCTATATAGAATATTTGCTTCGACGTGGTAAGAAGCAACTTGATCAGTTAAAGAGTCCTGATACAATAGGGTTATCATCTTGCAATGTCAGTTCATCTAAGAAAAATGCTGAAACTTGA